Proteins found in one Tissierellales bacterium genomic segment:
- the asnS gene encoding asparagine--tRNA ligase, producing the protein MEGATIREVFRETHKYLNKEVEVQGWIRTIRSLKKFGFIEINDGTFFNNVQIVFDESLDNFKEIGKLPISTALVVKGILEPTPEAKQPFEIKATDIEVGATSEVDYPLQKKRHTFEYLRTIAHLRPRSNAFNAVFRVRSLISYAIHKFFQERDFVYVHTPIITGSDAEGAGEMFRVTNLDLKDVPLDNDNEIDFSEDFFGKETNLTVSGQLEAEAYALAFKNVYTFGPTFRSENSNTARHAAEFWMVEPEIAFANLDDDMKLAEDMMKYIINYVLENAPEEMEFFNSFVDKGLLERLDNVVNSDFGCITYTEAIDILKKSGEDFKYPVEWGLDLQTEHERYLSEKVFKKPVFVKDYPKDIKAFYMRLNDDEKTVAAMDLLVPGIGEIVGGSQREERMDILKSRMEELDMNEEEYWWYLELRKYGGVKHAGFGLGFERAVMYLTGMKNIRDVIPFPRTVGSAEF; encoded by the coding sequence ATGGAAGGAGCTACTATTAGAGAAGTATTTAGGGAAACTCATAAATATTTAAACAAAGAAGTTGAAGTTCAAGGTTGGATACGAACTATAAGAAGTTTAAAAAAGTTTGGGTTTATAGAAATAAATGATGGAACATTTTTTAATAATGTACAAATTGTATTTGATGAAAGTTTAGATAATTTTAAAGAAATAGGGAAATTACCTATAAGTACCGCGTTAGTTGTTAAAGGTATTTTGGAACCTACACCGGAAGCAAAGCAGCCTTTTGAAATAAAAGCAACTGATATTGAGGTTGGGGCTACTTCTGAAGTTGACTACCCACTTCAAAAGAAGAGACACACTTTTGAATACTTAAGGACTATTGCTCATTTAAGACCAAGGAGTAATGCTTTTAATGCAGTATTTAGGGTTAGATCTTTAATTTCCTACGCAATTCATAAATTTTTCCAAGAAAGAGATTTTGTATATGTTCACACACCAATTATTACTGGTAGTGATGCAGAAGGTGCAGGGGAAATGTTTAGAGTTACTAATTTAGATTTAAAAGACGTACCTTTAGATAATGATAATGAAATAGATTTTTCAGAGGATTTCTTTGGTAAAGAAACAAATTTAACTGTAAGTGGTCAATTAGAAGCAGAAGCATATGCTTTAGCTTTTAAAAATGTATATACTTTTGGTCCTACTTTTAGATCTGAAAATTCAAACACTGCAAGACATGCAGCAGAATTTTGGATGGTTGAACCGGAAATAGCTTTTGCTAATTTAGATGACGATATGAAATTGGCAGAAGATATGATGAAATATATAATTAATTATGTATTAGAAAATGCTCCAGAAGAAATGGAATTTTTCAATTCTTTTGTAGATAAAGGGTTGTTGGAAAGATTAGATAACGTTGTTAATTCAGATTTTGGATGTATAACCTATACAGAAGCTATTGACATTTTAAAGAAATCAGGTGAGGATTTTAAATATCCAGTAGAATGGGGACTAGATTTACAAACAGAGCATGAAAGATATTTATCAGAAAAAGTATTTAAAAAGCCTGTGTTTGTAAAAGACTATCCAAAGGATATTAAAGCCTTTTATATGAGATTAAATGACGATGAAAAAACAGTAGCAGCTATGGACTTGTTAGTTCCTGGGATTGGCGAAATAGTAGGGGGAAGTCAAAGAGAAGAGAGAATGGATATTTTAAAATCCAGAATGGAAGAATTAGATATGAATGAAGAAGAGTACTGGTGGTATTTAGAATTAAGAAAATATGGTGGAGTAAAACATGCTGGATTCGGTCTTGGATTTGAAAGAGCAGTTATGTATTTAACAGGTATGAAAAATATTAGAGATGTAATACCTTTCCCAAGAACTGTTGGTTCAGCAGAATTTTAA
- a CDS encoding sodium/glutamate symporter, with product MVLQLGYFLQRNIKLFRKYYIPAPFIGGIIFSILTSLNIINIIPANNLIPIFVSGFFVSIGLRVDRRVFKKHIGNQMFFLLLTIVIAFGQNIVGLLATKIFGSAPYNPVILGSAAFLGDHTLMNTYQGLEGLGDETIAIFKGISVLSILVGTICGAIMFKLFRNKMDTKDTIKIPAPTFNPMEFLKYITIFLGLTFIGLLPVKLGFGKYINPAGGGVLAGLIFNNLFCNSKERKLENPKINLLGNFSLSMLLVLNFMLLNFNTIKALSFKDYLIVLIQAALLMLFAYKIVFKLYKENLLALYVASGIVGFSIGYPPSTMSNIQAFTEQEGAIPPVLFIVPVVGAWLITIFNPLIISIFM from the coding sequence ATAGTATTACAGTTAGGTTATTTTCTACAAAGAAATATAAAACTTTTTAGAAAATATTATATACCAGCTCCTTTTATTGGAGGTATTATATTTTCAATTTTAACTAGCTTAAATATCATAAATATAATTCCAGCTAATAATTTAATACCTATTTTTGTTTCTGGATTTTTTGTATCCATAGGGCTACGAGTAGATAGAAGGGTTTTTAAAAAACATATTGGAAATCAAATGTTCTTTTTATTATTAACAATAGTTATAGCTTTTGGACAAAATATAGTTGGTTTATTAGCTACTAAAATATTTGGTAGTGCACCATATAATCCTGTGATTTTAGGTTCTGCAGCCTTTTTAGGGGATCACACACTTATGAACACCTATCAAGGGTTAGAAGGTTTAGGAGATGAAACTATAGCTATATTTAAAGGAATATCTGTATTAAGTATATTAGTAGGAACAATATGTGGAGCAATTATGTTTAAATTATTCAGAAACAAGATGGATACTAAAGATACTATAAAGATTCCTGCACCTACTTTTAATCCAATGGAATTTTTAAAATATATAACAATTTTTTTAGGACTTACCTTTATAGGATTATTACCAGTAAAATTAGGTTTTGGAAAATATATAAATCCTGCTGGAGGAGGAGTATTAGCAGGACTAATATTCAATAATCTATTTTGTAATTCTAAAGAAAGAAAGCTGGAAAATCCTAAAATTAATTTACTAGGTAATTTTAGTTTGTCTATGTTATTAGTTTTAAACTTTATGTTACTAAATTTCAATACTATAAAAGCTTTATCTTTCAAAGACTATTTAATAGTATTGATTCAAGCAGCTTTGCTCATGCTATTTGCTTATAAAATAGTATTTAAATTATATAAAGAAAATTTATTAGCATTATATGTAGCCTCTGGAATAGTAGGATTTAGTATAGGATATCCACCGTCTACTATGTCAAATATCCAAGCTTTTACTGAACAAGAAGGGGCTATTCCTCCCGTATTATTTATAGTACCAGTAGTGGGGGCTTGGCTAATTACAATATTTAATCCTTTAATTATATCAATATTTATGTAG
- a CDS encoding C-GCAxxG-C-C family protein, whose translation MTKEELLIKVREEAEGYFARGEFFCSESVVQTINNLLGKPYDEKIVKMASGFPIGIGKSGCLCGAVSGGEMALGMVYGRVHGEEMNEKMFPMAAGLHDYIKDMYKSTCCRVITRQWAGDNFQSPERREHCIKITGEVAAYVAEKLIEDGQVEVE comes from the coding sequence ATGACTAAAGAAGAATTATTAATTAAAGTTAGAGAAGAAGCAGAAGGATATTTTGCAAGGGGAGAATTTTTTTGTTCAGAATCAGTTGTTCAAACAATTAATAATTTATTAGGTAAGCCTTACGATGAAAAAATTGTTAAAATGGCTTCAGGATTTCCTATAGGTATAGGAAAATCAGGATGCTTATGTGGTGCAGTAAGTGGTGGTGAAATGGCTTTAGGTATGGTTTATGGCAGAGTTCATGGAGAAGAAATGAATGAAAAAATGTTTCCGATGGCAGCAGGTCTACATGATTATATAAAGGATATGTACAAGTCTACTTGTTGTCGAGTAATAACTAGACAATGGGCAGGAGACAATTTCCAAAGTCCTGAAAGAAGGGAACATTGTATTAAAATAACAGGAGAAGTTGCAGCATATGTGGCAGAAAAGCTAATTGAAGATGGACAGGTAGAGGTTGAATAG
- a CDS encoding nitroreductase family protein, with translation MDVLDAIFSRRSIRKFTGEVISDNNLQTLLKAGFQAPSAHNFEPREFVVIKDKKVIEKITKFHEYAQMLPNAGCGIVVCGDKEKQPERGFLVEDCSASIQNILLAAHGLGLGAVWCGLYSQEKLTSPMSELLELPENILPIGLIVVGEKAEEKRVIDRYDESKVHFDKW, from the coding sequence ATGGATGTTTTAGATGCTATTTTTTCAAGAAGAAGTATTCGTAAGTTTACCGGTGAAGTAATTAGTGATAATAATTTACAAACCTTATTAAAAGCAGGTTTTCAAGCACCTTCAGCCCATAATTTTGAACCAAGGGAGTTTGTTGTAATAAAAGATAAAAAAGTTATAGAAAAAATTACAAAATTTCATGAATATGCACAAATGTTACCTAATGCAGGATGTGGAATTGTTGTATGTGGAGATAAAGAGAAACAACCTGAGAGAGGTTTTTTAGTAGAAGATTGTTCAGCTTCTATACAAAATATTTTATTAGCAGCCCATGGTCTAGGTTTAGGTGCAGTATGGTGTGGACTTTATTCTCAAGAGAAACTAACTAGTCCTATGTCAGAATTATTAGAACTACCAGAAAATATATTACCTATTGGTCTAATTGTAGTAGGAGAAAAAGCTGAAGAAAAAAGAGTTATAGATAGATATGATGAAAGTAAAGTGCATTTTGATAAATGGTAG